A genomic stretch from Gallus gallus isolate bGalGal1 chromosome 13, bGalGal1.mat.broiler.GRCg7b, whole genome shotgun sequence includes:
- the LOC416147 gene encoding E3 ubiquitin/ISG15 ligase TRIM25-like, with protein sequence MAKAKEEVRASSSLEDELTCSICLSLYKNPVSLCCGHSFCKQCVQKVLSNQQQAKASYSCPLCRVDLGPILELQNNFHLCSIVETYLANKGKKDKGFATKKEEAVPCDFCLDKPQPAVKMCLSCEASLCQAHLDKHSARASQKDHVLVEVGMGGPIEERRCQEHGKAFEFFCQNESLFICALCSIAGCHNGHKILTLKEAHSMKLDDLSHTVDRLLRYRSDVSIALEELQQNKNQIETNTKTVTSLVQKKFEEIKTEINKKEKKILSDIQSIEKLQLAECDKLRKEMEEKRDELVQHLKSLQKIREQPNTFCLFREFKLVQESIPSHKFRIRKKDVQMVLLDEAAISSFQMMMGDCLLQLDVYLQGVQRQIINQFKWDSEDPAAGSNSNNTFKKSQQKPWPNFY encoded by the exons ATGGCAAAAGCTAAGGAAGAAGTCAGAGCGTCCTCCAGCTTGGAAGACGAACTCACCTGTTCCATCTGCCTGTCTCTGTACAAGAACCCCGTGTCACTCTGCTGCGGTCACAGCTTCTGCAAGCAGTGTGTCCAGAAGGTGCTCAGTAACCAGCAGCAGGCCAAGGCCTCCTACTCCTGCCCCCTATGTAGGGTCGATCTGGGGCCTATCCTGGAGCTGCAAAATAACTTCCATCTGTGCAGCATCGTGGAGACATATCTGGCCAACAAAGGGAAGAAGGACAAGGGCTTTGCAACGAAGAAAGAAGAGGCAGTTCCCTGTGACTTCTGCCTTGACAAGCCCCAGCCGGCCGTGAAGATGTGCCTGAGCTGCGAAGCCTCCCTGTGCCAGGCACACCTGGACAAGCACAGCGCCAGGGCCTCACAGAAGGACCACGTCCTGGTGGAGGTGGGCATGGGTGGCCCCATTGAGGAGAGGAGGTGCCAGGAGCACGGCAAGGCCTTTGAGTTCTTCTGCCAGAACGAGAGCCTGTTCATCTGCGCGCTGTGCTCCATCGCGGGGTGCCACAACGGCCACAAGATCCTCACTCTGAAGGAGGCCCACAGTATGAAACTG GATGACCTCTCTCACACTGTGGATAGGCTGCTGAGATACAGAAGTGATGTATCTATCGCCCTTGAGGAGCTTCAGCAAAACAAGAATCAGATTGAG ACCAATACGAAAACAGTGACTTCTCTGGTGCAAAAGAAGTTTGAAGAGATAAAGACAGAGATaaataagaaagagaagaagatcCTCAGTGACATTCAGTCCATTGAGAAATTACAACTAGCAGAATGTGACAAACTGAggaaagagatggaagaaaagagagatgagCTTGTGCAGCATCTGAAGTCCTTGCAGAAGATAAGAGAACAACCAAACACTTTCTGTCTCTTCAGA GAATTTAAACTGGTGCAGGAGAG CATTCCGAGTCACAAGTTCAGGATCCGTAAGAAGGACGTGCAGATGGTGCTGCTGGATGAGGCCGCTATCAGCAGCTTCCAGATGATGATGGGGGACTGCTTGCTCCAGCTGGACGTGTACCTACAAGGCGTGCAGA GACAAATCATTAACCAATTTAAGTGGGACAG TGAGGACCCAGCTGCTGGTAGCAATTCAAACA ACACATTTAAGAAGTCACAACAAAAGCCATGGCCTAATTTTTACTAA
- the LOC416146 gene encoding probable E3 ubiquitin-protein ligase MID2-like has product MGSPGSAQRKPVCPMGHPVLGGTASSSQSPPSQLTTTALPLTWASPCCVVCLADAMAEPQVLEGLEEELTCSVCLDIYRNPVSLGCGHSFCEECIQGVLRSQHCPQGLFSCPLCSALEAPPTKLQPNIQLRSIVQKFLDTSEQSAALEEELRRQVECEEKGESSYFHDEEILCDFCLENPQPAVKTCMNCETSLCQAHLGKHSTKAFLTSHVLVEPCDARVLAERRCSQHGKLLECYCVTDSVCVCMLCCATSSHRSHEIISVEEAFSQAQNDFPKTLRTLKKHKAAVNKSLENLLTQQEKIKALERLHRNHLENSFNAICEHLERRKTKILEAISDIEGKQLSQIQPWIKEHKEMKDAVSSDVRELEALRDQKDPVLFIKGLAAIQARKREQVPNKDGVELAELLSIMDGSIKDTIQEFFQPYIQLILDTKPSVESSPTHEHLTFKSCQAHGLHVDDKVLSVVELPSSLPVPHKEQFWVYSTRRFWNGQHFWEVITRNSLCWKVGVIDNSFQCYLEMSQRCLRVFLDKRQIKVQSLNTAIGMVRVELDCERNTVSFCDVSGKDYPGSSWSFVPIATVPIPASYPVYAVFSISHGSLSLP; this is encoded by the exons ATGGGCAGCCCCGGCAGTGCTCAAAGGAAACCTGTGTGCCCAATGGGACACCCCGTCCTTGGGGGAACTGCCAGCAGTTCCCAGTCCCCGCCCAGCCAGCTCACCACCACAGCTCTCCCTTTGACCTGGGCTTCGCCTTGTTGCGTAGTGTGTTTGGCAGACGCCATGGCAGAGCCGCAGGTGCTGGAGGGGCTAGAGGAGGAGCTGACGTGCTCCGTCTGCCTGGACATCTACAGGAATCCTGTGTCCCTCGGCTGTGGCCACAGCTTTTGCGAGGAGTGCATCCAGGGGGTGCTTCGCAGTCAGCACTGCCCGCAGGGCCTCTTCAGCTGCCCGCTGTGCAGCGCCCTGGAAGCCCCTCCTACGAAGCTGCAGCCCAACATCCAGCTCCGCAGCATAGTGCAGAAGTTTTTGGACACCAGTGAGCAAAGCGCCGCTCTTGAAGAGGAACTAAGACGTCAAGTGGAATgtgaagagaagggagaaagttCATATTTTCATGATGAGGAGATCCTGTGTGATTTCTGCCTTGAGAACCCTCAGCCAGCGGTGAAGACGTGCATGAACTGCGAGACCTCCCTGTGCCAGGCCCACCTGGGCAAGCACAGCACAAAGGCTTTCCTGACAAGCCACGTCCTGGTGGAGCCCTGTGACGCTCGTGTTTTGGCAGAAAGGAGATGCTCCCAGCACGGCAAGCTGCTGGAATGCTACTGTGTGACAGACTCGGTCTGtgtctgcatgctgtgctgtgccaccagCTCCCACAGGAGCCATGAAATCATTAGTGTGGAAGAGGCTTTTAGCCAAGCACAG AATGATTTTCCTAAAACTCTGCGAACACtgaaaaaacacaaagctgCAGTGAATAAAAGCTTGGAAAATCTGCTGACACAACAGGAGAAGATAAAG gCATTGGAAAGATTGCACAGGAATCATCTGGAGAACTCCTTCAACGCGATTTGTGAGCacctggaaagaagaaaaacaaagatccTGGAAGCCATCAGTGACATTGAGGGGAAACAGCTTTCTCAGATTCAGCCGTGGATAAAAGAACACAAAGAGATGAAGGATGCTGTCAGCAGTGATGTACGGGAGTTGGAGGCTCTGAGGGATCAGAAGGATCCAGTACTCTTCATTAAG GGTTTGGCAGCAATACAAGCCAG GAAGAGGGAACAAGTTCCTAATAAAGATGGTGTAGaactggcagagctgctcagtaTTATGGATGGATCAATAAAAGATACCATTCAAGAGTTTTTCCAGCCTTACATCCAGTTAATCTTGGACACAAAGCCCTCAGTGGAATCATCACCTA ctcATGAACATCTGACTTTCAAATCATGTCAAGCACATGGACTACACGTAGATGACAAGGTGCTCAGTGTAGTCGAGCTGCCTTCCTCACTGCCTGTGCCACACAAAGAACAGTTCTGGGTGTACAGCACCAGGCGCTTCTGGAATGGCCAGCACTTCTGGGAGGTGATCACCCGTAACTCATTGTGCTGGAAAGTGGGTGTCATTGATAACAGTTTTCAGTGCTACCTGGAAATGTCTCAGAGGTGTCTCAGGGTGTTCCTAGATAAAAGACAGATTAAAGTCCAATCTCTTAATACAGCCATTGGAATGGTCAGGGTGGAGCTAGATTGCGAAAGAAACACAGTGTCATTTTGTGATGTGTCTGGCAAGGATTATCCGGGCTCTTCTTGGAGCTTTGTGCCCATAGCTACAGTACCCATCCCTGCAAGTTATCCTGTCTATGCTGTCTTCAGCATTTCTCATGGCTCCCTTTCACTCCCATAG